The Wolbachia endosymbiont of Ctenocephalides felis wCfeT genome includes a region encoding these proteins:
- a CDS encoding malonyl-CoA decarboxylase: MTLVKTEIAKIEDKKAVGGFFKMLGGVADAVRSWVGNINPDLNSSRDIESLTSKMNECLNPKGGEVSARKNTVSLGNLYLTLSEEGKVRFLQTLAEKFNSHREEIDEKIIEYKENRNLELSYKFEQDLIKVLESPRSKILKQFISLPEGLKFIVDMRSDVLKLKNQYKTLSPLESEIKNTLNSWVDVDLLDLHQITWDSPASLLEKLIKYEAVHKISSWGDLKNRLDSDRLCFAFFHYKMPNEPLIFVEVALVNKIADSIQHLLDESLPSNDPSSANTAIFYSISNTQAGLSGISLGNFLIKRVVEKLSQEFKNVKTYATLSPIPGFTKWLKEQSADLLNTFDIKQSGEEILEQLKVNAEYEKQCLLKLCAHYLLKVKGHNGSAYDPVAHFHLSNGASIKQLNWMADISEKGMDQSAGIMVNYLYELPKIDNNHENYMINKVISCSKQVLSILKG; this comes from the coding sequence ATGACATTAGTAAAAACTGAAATAGCAAAAATTGAGGATAAAAAAGCTGTAGGGGGATTTTTTAAGATGCTGGGAGGAGTGGCAGACGCAGTTAGATCGTGGGTTGGTAACATTAACCCTGACTTAAATAGCAGTCGCGATATCGAGAGCCTAACTTCAAAAATGAACGAATGTTTAAATCCAAAGGGAGGCGAAGTTTCAGCACGTAAGAACACTGTATCTCTTGGTAATCTATATTTGACTCTATCTGAAGAAGGTAAAGTAAGGTTTTTGCAGACTCTAGCAGAAAAGTTTAACTCACATAGAGAAGAAATAGATGAAAAAATTATAGAATATAAAGAAAATCGAAACTTAGAATTGAGCTATAAATTTGAACAAGATCTTATAAAGGTTCTTGAGTCACCGCGTTCGAAGATATTAAAGCAATTCATATCTTTACCAGAAGGGCTTAAATTTATTGTTGATATGCGCTCTGATGTGCTGAAATTAAAGAATCAATATAAAACTTTGAGTCCACTTGAAAGTGAAATAAAAAACACACTGAATTCTTGGGTTGATGTAGATTTGTTAGATCTCCATCAAATCACTTGGGATTCTCCTGCATCACTACTTGAAAAGCTTATAAAATATGAAGCAGTGCATAAAATTTCCTCCTGGGGTGATTTAAAAAATAGGCTAGATTCTGATCGCCTCTGTTTTGCTTTTTTCCATTATAAGATGCCAAATGAGCCTCTAATTTTCGTGGAAGTTGCATTGGTGAATAAAATTGCCGATAGCATTCAGCACCTTTTGGACGAATCATTACCATCAAATGATCCAAGTAGCGCAAATACTGCAATATTTTATTCAATATCGAATACTCAAGCTGGATTGTCTGGAATTAGTCTTGGTAATTTTTTAATTAAAAGAGTTGTAGAAAAGCTCTCGCAAGAATTTAAGAATGTAAAAACATACGCAACTCTTTCACCGATTCCTGGCTTTACAAAATGGCTAAAAGAGCAAAGTGCTGATCTATTGAATACATTTGACATAAAGCAATCTGGTGAAGAAATTTTAGAACAGCTGAAAGTTAATGCTGAATACGAAAAACAATGTTTACTTAAGCTATGTGCGCATTACTTACTTAAGGTTAAGGGTCATAATGGCAGTGCTTACGATCCTGTGGCACATTTTCACTTAAGCAATGGTGCATCAATAAAGCAGCTAAATTGGATGGCAGATATTTCAGAAAAAGGCATGGATCAGTCAGCTGGAATAATGGTAAATTATTTATATGAATTGCCTAAAATAGATAATAATCATGAAAATTACATGATTAACAAAGTTATTTCTTGTTCAAAGCAGGTGTTATCCATATTAAAGGGATAA
- the topA gene encoding type I DNA topoisomerase, with product MALLIVESPAKAKTIGKYLSKEFKVAASFGHVRDLPAKNGSVDPDNDFAIKYEIIEKAEKYVKKLVKAANKTSDIYLATDPDREGEAIAWHVIEALKERKAINNKNNIYRVVFNEITKKAVQAAIKNPREINMDLVHAQQARRALDYLVGFSLSPLLWTKLSGSKSAGRVQSVALRLICEREDEISKFVSQEYWSIKAEMQNSKNENFFAMLSHYDNKKLEKFDIKNEEEAKDLVKQIESRQYAVSTIERKQVKRNPLPPFITSTLQQDAVNKLNFYVKNVMRIAQNLYEGIDIGGETVGLITYMRTDGFHITDEAISSIRQSIKSLYGDKYLPQSPRQYVKKVKNAQEAHEAIRPTDINRTPSSIKNYLTPEQFKLYDLIWKRIIASQMESAILDQVVVEISSTDQKVILRANGSSILFDGFYKVYKDDIDTENEGLLPVMNEGEACKLISTHPKQHFTQPPPRYSEASIVKKMEEIGIGRPSTYGTIISVLQDREYVTLDNKRFIPSSRGKIVTIFLKVFFHNCIEYDFTAQMEEKLDLISNGDADWKKELSHFWVPFFAHVNSVKQMTHDEVFNGIRDLIIDCFCSEEGKEEIGKKCLNCSDGILKLNFGRTGVFLGCSNYPTCNYTQEITRNDDVSEYPKSLGLDDATGQEIMIKKGPYGLYLQLGSEPEKKKAVSIPKDVNVNDIDINTAAQLLSLPKTIGQHPETGKEVKVGLGRFGYYIFHDGKYFSLKKNLNGVLSTELDEAVQIIANSPRKELKSLGFNEKGKEVFICNGRYGFYIKCDKTNVALGKDADIESIDLKKALELIKSKLH from the coding sequence ATGGCGTTATTAATAGTTGAGTCACCTGCAAAGGCAAAGACAATAGGCAAATACCTAAGCAAGGAATTCAAAGTGGCTGCATCTTTTGGCCATGTAAGAGATCTTCCAGCAAAAAATGGTTCTGTTGATCCAGATAATGATTTTGCCATAAAATATGAGATCATCGAAAAAGCAGAAAAATATGTAAAAAAGCTGGTAAAAGCAGCAAACAAAACATCAGATATATATCTTGCCACAGATCCAGATAGAGAAGGAGAAGCAATAGCCTGGCACGTAATAGAGGCATTAAAGGAAAGAAAGGCTATCAACAATAAAAACAATATCTATAGAGTGGTTTTTAACGAAATAACAAAGAAAGCGGTGCAGGCGGCAATAAAAAACCCACGAGAAATAAATATGGATTTAGTGCATGCTCAGCAAGCGCGCAGAGCCTTGGATTATCTTGTAGGATTTAGTTTATCGCCACTTTTATGGACAAAGTTATCGGGCAGCAAGTCTGCAGGCCGTGTGCAGTCTGTTGCATTGAGGCTCATATGTGAGCGAGAAGATGAAATTAGTAAGTTCGTATCACAAGAATATTGGAGCATAAAAGCAGAAATGCAAAACAGCAAAAATGAGAACTTTTTTGCTATGCTGAGCCACTATGATAATAAAAAACTAGAAAAATTTGATATTAAAAATGAAGAAGAAGCAAAAGATTTGGTCAAGCAAATTGAATCAAGACAGTATGCCGTCAGCACAATAGAACGTAAGCAAGTTAAGAGAAATCCTCTTCCACCATTTATTACCTCCACTTTGCAGCAGGATGCAGTAAATAAATTAAACTTTTACGTTAAAAATGTTATGCGTATAGCCCAGAATTTATATGAGGGTATTGATATTGGCGGTGAAACTGTAGGGTTAATAACCTATATGCGTACAGATGGCTTTCACATTACAGATGAGGCCATAAGCTCAATTAGACAGTCCATTAAGTCGCTATATGGTGATAAGTATCTGCCGCAATCCCCCCGTCAGTATGTAAAAAAGGTCAAAAATGCCCAGGAAGCACACGAAGCAATTCGTCCAACTGACATCAATAGAACACCAAGTAGCATAAAAAACTATCTAACTCCAGAGCAATTTAAATTGTATGATTTAATCTGGAAAAGGATCATTGCAAGTCAGATGGAATCAGCAATTCTTGATCAAGTAGTAGTAGAAATTAGTTCCACTGATCAGAAAGTAATCTTGCGAGCAAATGGATCTAGCATACTATTTGATGGCTTTTATAAAGTCTATAAAGATGATATAGACACTGAAAATGAAGGCCTATTACCTGTGATGAATGAAGGGGAAGCGTGCAAGCTGATTTCTACTCATCCAAAACAACATTTTACCCAGCCGCCTCCGCGTTATAGCGAAGCAAGCATTGTGAAAAAAATGGAAGAAATAGGTATCGGCCGTCCATCAACTTACGGAACGATTATTTCGGTATTGCAAGACCGTGAATATGTTACACTTGATAATAAAAGGTTTATTCCAAGTAGCCGCGGTAAGATAGTTACTATATTTTTAAAAGTCTTTTTCCATAACTGCATAGAATATGACTTCACTGCGCAAATGGAAGAAAAACTCGATTTAATTTCAAATGGCGATGCAGATTGGAAAAAAGAGCTGAGTCATTTTTGGGTGCCATTTTTTGCGCATGTTAACTCTGTTAAACAGATGACTCATGATGAGGTTTTTAATGGCATTCGTGATTTAATAATCGACTGCTTTTGCTCAGAAGAAGGAAAAGAAGAAATAGGTAAGAAATGCCTAAATTGCTCTGATGGTATATTAAAATTAAACTTCGGACGGACAGGAGTGTTTCTTGGGTGCTCTAACTATCCAACATGCAATTACACGCAAGAAATTACTCGTAATGATGATGTATCAGAGTATCCAAAAAGTTTGGGTTTGGATGATGCGACAGGGCAAGAGATCATGATAAAAAAAGGTCCTTATGGGCTTTACCTGCAGCTTGGTAGCGAACCAGAGAAAAAGAAGGCAGTTTCCATACCAAAAGATGTAAATGTTAATGATATTGATATAAATACCGCTGCGCAATTACTCTCCTTGCCAAAAACAATTGGACAGCACCCTGAAACCGGCAAAGAAGTGAAAGTTGGTCTTGGACGCTTTGGATATTATATTTTTCATGATGGTAAATATTTTTCCCTTAAGAAGAATTTAAATGGGGTGCTGAGCACAGAATTGGATGAGGCTGTACAAATTATTGCAAATAGCCCACGTAAAGAGTTGAAATCCCTAGGGTTCAATGAAAAAGGAAAGGAAGTCTTCATTTGCAACGGCAGATATGGATTTTACATAAAATGCGATAAAACCAACGTTGCCTTAGGCAAAGATGCAGATATTGAAAGCATAGATCTAAAAAAGGCTCTGGAGCTGATTAAGAGTAAGTTGCACTAA
- the fmt gene encoding methionyl-tRNA formyltransferase has translation MRIIFMGSPEFAVSALDLLLKSQNRLLVIAVYTKPPKPSGRGQKLTKSPVHILAEENNIEVCTPSSLKSQAEQEKFKNFKPDIAVVAAYGLILPSKILNILKYGCINIHPSLLPRWRGAAPIQHTILAGDAETGVSIMQLDEGLDSGPVLKQKKFLVKKEDNYKTLHDKLSKLGSELLLEVLNEIEKQIPVKQDDSLTCYADKIEDYQIYVNDNCEVAYRKIKAFYPKAFVKMEGKRIRILDADFEANTPYLEQGKVINDNMHISLKGGILIPKIVQMEGRNPCSIADFVRGLKSAIAEKLIE, from the coding sequence ATGAGAATTATTTTCATGGGATCACCAGAGTTTGCTGTTAGCGCGTTAGACTTGCTGCTGAAGTCGCAGAATAGGCTTCTTGTAATAGCGGTATATACCAAACCTCCTAAACCCTCAGGACGTGGGCAAAAGTTGACAAAGTCTCCCGTACATATTCTTGCTGAAGAAAATAACATAGAAGTTTGTACTCCTTCTTCCCTAAAATCTCAAGCAGAACAAGAAAAATTTAAAAATTTTAAACCTGATATTGCAGTTGTTGCTGCATACGGATTGATACTTCCAAGCAAAATTTTGAATATTCTAAAGTATGGATGTATAAATATCCACCCTTCCCTACTACCCAGATGGCGTGGTGCAGCGCCAATACAACATACAATTCTAGCAGGTGATGCAGAAACTGGAGTCAGTATTATGCAACTCGATGAAGGGCTTGATTCTGGTCCTGTTTTAAAGCAGAAAAAATTTCTTGTTAAAAAAGAAGATAATTACAAAACGTTGCACGATAAATTATCTAAACTAGGCAGTGAATTGCTTTTGGAGGTCCTAAATGAGATTGAAAAACAAATTCCCGTAAAACAGGATGATAGCCTTACATGCTATGCTGATAAAATAGAAGATTATCAAATTTATGTTAATGATAATTGTGAAGTTGCTTATAGAAAGATTAAAGCTTTTTACCCAAAAGCATTTGTTAAAATGGAAGGTAAGCGCATAAGAATACTCGATGCTGACTTTGAAGCAAATACGCCTTATTTAGAGCAAGGAAAGGTCATTAATGATAATATGCATATAAGTTTAAAGGGCGGCATTTTAATTCCTAAAATTGTACAGATGGAAGGGAGAAACCCTTGTAGTATTGCAGATTTCGTTCGTGGTTTAAAGTCAGCCATAGCAGAAAAGCTCATAGAATAA
- the rplT gene encoding 50S ribosomal protein L20, which yields MARVKRGVTIHARHKKILKLAKGYRGRANSCYRIALQRVEKALQYAYRDRRNRKRDFRSLWIIRINAAAREHGLTYGRFMHGLKLAEIDLNRKILAEMAVNYKDDFAKLVEIAGSKLEENSAVS from the coding sequence ATGGCTCGGGTAAAACGTGGAGTTACTATTCACGCTCGTCATAAAAAGATATTGAAACTTGCTAAAGGTTACAGGGGACGTGCAAACAGCTGCTATAGAATCGCATTGCAGAGAGTTGAAAAAGCATTGCAGTATGCTTACAGAGACAGAAGGAATCGCAAGCGTGATTTTCGCAGTTTATGGATAATACGTATTAATGCAGCAGCACGTGAGCATGGTCTTACTTATGGTAGGTTTATGCATGGCCTTAAACTTGCTGAGATTGACTTAAATAGGAAAATCCTTGCTGAAATGGCTGTGAATTATAAGGATGATTTTGCTAAATTAGTAGAAATTGCAGGTAGCAAACTAGAAGAAAATAGTGCAGTTTCTTAA
- the rpmI gene encoding 50S ribosomal protein L35, with amino-acid sequence MKKKLKTKSSVKKRFKLTATGKVVATQSGKRHGMTKRSKSSLRNQRGTTILGKSDSRIVKLYMPYGL; translated from the coding sequence ATGAAGAAAAAATTAAAAACTAAATCTTCTGTTAAAAAGCGTTTCAAGCTTACAGCTACTGGCAAAGTTGTTGCCACTCAATCAGGTAAACGACATGGCATGACAAAAAGAAGCAAATCTAGTCTTCGTAATCAGCGTGGTACAACAATCCTTGGTAAGTCTGATTCGCGTATAGTTAAGCTTTATATGCCTTATGGTCTTTAA
- a CDS encoding PAS domain-containing protein — MESYVGKERRIANVVTQHWSDIKGSSRNWPARHEIDTAEIMESWQNCFIIEVSDQGYICENAGEKASFFYGFKKKMCIDNKYTIDAPFLRLYKIDSVIDKFDTIVDSKYLIHEEEESEGVKMRQVLLPLGDEKRITHILGVITFKLFDDI, encoded by the coding sequence ATGGAAAGTTATGTAGGCAAAGAGAGAAGAATAGCAAACGTGGTTACTCAACACTGGAGCGATATAAAAGGATCTAGTAGGAACTGGCCAGCAAGGCATGAAATAGATACTGCAGAAATAATGGAATCGTGGCAGAATTGTTTTATCATTGAAGTTAGTGATCAAGGTTATATCTGTGAAAACGCTGGAGAAAAAGCTTCTTTTTTTTACGGCTTTAAAAAAAAAATGTGTATTGATAATAAATATACAATTGATGCACCGTTTTTGCGATTATATAAGATAGATTCAGTTATTGATAAATTCGATACTATTGTAGATAGCAAATACCTAATTCATGAAGAAGAAGAAAGTGAAGGTGTTAAAATGAGGCAGGTGTTACTGCCACTTGGCGATGAAAAGCGTATAACACATATATTAGGTGTGATCACATTTAAGTTATTCGATGATATATAA
- a CDS encoding disulfide bond formation protein B — protein MSDNFRIPLIFLLSSVFALGFAYVLEYFFNILPCKLCIYERIAYYVAGLLAIMCMVKNNKVLVYAMFCSYLICAIISIYHIGIELHLIHDVLGCTEQATSIEDIRNNLLNPNYSPSCDRPNYIFGISLVTWNLLYLLAVLFVSSKMYVNKPDR, from the coding sequence ATGTCTGATAATTTTAGAATTCCTTTAATTTTTTTACTCTCTAGCGTTTTTGCTCTTGGTTTTGCATACGTACTAGAATATTTTTTCAATATATTGCCATGTAAATTGTGTATATATGAGCGAATAGCTTACTACGTTGCAGGTCTACTTGCAATAATGTGTATGGTTAAGAATAACAAAGTGTTAGTCTATGCAATGTTTTGCAGTTACCTCATATGTGCAATAATATCTATTTATCATATAGGTATTGAGCTACATTTAATTCACGATGTTTTAGGATGTACAGAGCAGGCAACTAGCATAGAAGATATTAGAAATAATCTATTAAATCCTAATTATTCTCCATCTTGTGACAGACCTAATTATATTTTTGGTATTTCTTTGGTAACCTGGAATTTGCTTTATTTATTGGCAGTGCTGTTTGTATCAAGTAAAATGTACGTAAACAAACCGGACAGGTAG
- a CDS encoding ankyrin repeat domain-containing protein, which translates to MQQSPIDLIINKQANVNVKNDNGIAPLHCASLKGHIDVVNILLGNGEIVDVEENNSRTPLHFASSKGVVEALVAAGAEVNKANDNGDTPLHSASTKGVAEALIAARVEVNKANDNGDTPLHYVFQENIARILIAAGADVDKTNNDGNTPLHNVSQEDIARILIKAGADINAENENGSTPLHHAIEDQIDIQIIKIFLEAGANVSKPDKNGYTPLKLAELYGDKEVIKTLTKASAASNLTELKALEKSTSCIIQ; encoded by the coding sequence ATGCAACAAAGCCCAATCGATCTCATAATAAACAAGCAAGCTAACGTTAATGTAAAAAATGATAACGGCATAGCTCCCTTACATTGCGCTTCTCTAAAGGGTCATATAGATGTAGTCAACATTCTCTTAGGTAATGGAGAAATTGTCGATGTAGAAGAAAATAATAGCAGAACTCCCTTACATTTTGCATCCTCAAAAGGTGTAGTAGAAGCCCTAGTAGCAGCAGGAGCTGAGGTTAATAAAGCAAATGATAATGGAGATACTCCTTTACATTCTGCATCCACAAAAGGTGTAGCAGAAGCTCTAATAGCAGCAAGAGTTGAGGTTAATAAAGCAAATGATAATGGAGATACTCCTTTACATTATGTATTTCAAGAAAACATAGCAAGAATTTTAATAGCAGCAGGAGCTGATGTTGATAAAACAAATAATGATGGAAATACTCCCTTACATAATGTATCCCAAGAAGACATAGCAAGGATTTTAATAAAAGCAGGAGCTGATATTAATGCAGAAAATGAGAATGGAAGTACTCCTTTACATCATGCTATTGAAGATCAAATAGACATACAAATTATAAAGATCTTTCTAGAAGCAGGAGCTAATGTTAGTAAACCAGATAAAAATGGATACACTCCCTTAAAATTAGCCGAACTTTATGGAGATAAAGAGGTAATTAAAACTTTAACTAAAGCATCTGCAGCTAGCAACCTGACAGAGCTAAAAGCTCTAGAAAAATCGACATCATGTATAATACAATAA
- a CDS encoding SGNH/GDSL hydrolase family protein, which produces MLGDSLSDNGAGIGICRNLSFASDVKFDEPFYQGRSFSDGPVAVEYLARCLGIEEFKPGWKFSVLGMEFEQRGQNYAVSYATASEYYDHPIYPSFLNKFRLANQLGTLIEHNPYIGQEDLFLIIIGGNDIMLASVYDDADVVEEMLDQAVSEICNALKVLSEHNVQHVIVANVPDVGLIPAINKNNEEKELATKLTQSFNAKLADSLESIKKECTNLKIEQFDLYSKVKNIVDEYRDNGLNYQDACISDIANGIYGFLETTKTLFQLIFQGKLESCYSNGCSEEDLNKYFFFDYFHPTAGAHQYVGNELCELMVTFPQL; this is translated from the coding sequence GTGTTAGGTGACAGCCTATCTGACAATGGTGCAGGTATTGGAATTTGTAGAAATTTGTCTTTTGCAAGCGATGTAAAGTTTGATGAACCATTTTATCAAGGAAGATCTTTCAGTGATGGTCCTGTAGCTGTTGAATATTTAGCAAGATGTTTAGGTATAGAGGAATTTAAGCCTGGGTGGAAATTTTCTGTTCTTGGTATGGAATTTGAGCAGAGAGGCCAAAATTATGCGGTGTCATATGCTACTGCATCTGAATATTATGATCATCCTATTTATCCTAGTTTTTTAAATAAATTCCGACTAGCAAATCAATTGGGTACATTGATTGAGCACAATCCATATATAGGGCAAGAAGATCTATTTCTTATCATAATCGGTGGGAACGATATAATGCTTGCTTCAGTTTATGATGATGCTGATGTAGTAGAGGAGATGTTAGATCAGGCTGTAAGTGAAATATGTAATGCACTTAAAGTTTTAAGCGAGCACAACGTTCAGCACGTTATCGTTGCAAATGTGCCTGATGTTGGATTAATACCAGCCATTAATAAAAACAATGAAGAGAAAGAGTTAGCAACAAAGCTCACGCAGAGTTTTAATGCAAAATTGGCCGATAGCTTGGAGAGTATTAAGAAAGAATGTACAAATCTTAAAATAGAGCAGTTTGATCTTTATTCTAAAGTAAAAAATATAGTTGATGAATACAGAGATAATGGCTTAAATTATCAGGATGCATGTATATCAGACATTGCAAATGGAATTTATGGGTTTTTAGAAACTACGAAAACGCTTTTTCAATTAATTTTTCAAGGGAAACTCGAATCTTGTTATAGTAACGGGTGTAGTGAAGAAGATCTGAATAAATACTTCTTTTTTGACTATTTTCATCCAACTGCAGGAGCTCACCAGTATGTAGGAAATGAGTTGTGTGAACTCATGGTAACTTTTCCGCAGCTTTAG